Below is a window of Pseudomonas sp. B21-040 DNA.
TGAAGCCGTCGGATTGGATAGCTTTGAAGTGAACGAACAGGTCGTCACCGGATTGTGGAGTGATGAAGCCGAAGCCTTTTTCATCGTTGAACCACTTAACGGTACCGGTTTGGCGATTAGACATGGTGTAACTCCTTGAACAAAGATAACTGCGACTCAGGAAGAACCCTGGCCGAGACTGAGTGCAAAGAGCAGGAAAAATTCTTGTAGATGGTTGGATCGAAATTCAACATATCGTGTAGAGATTCTCAGTGACACAAGCAGCACAGTGGCGCCACCTTAACCCTTTTTCCGGGACGTGCCAATGCTTCTTGCGAAGGTTTCTCTCTTTTCAGGACTGACGGTCCTTTGGATTGGGCGAAAGGTCCTGAATTCACGGGGGAGCGGGGAGAATTATGCCCCGGACTTTGAACCCGGGGCGCGCGCCCGGTAAGATGCCGGACAGAATTTTTCCACCTCGCTATTCAGGACACACGCCATGAGCATCAAATCGGACAAGTGGATTCGCCGCATGGCGCAAGAGCACGGCATGATCGACCCCTTCGTTGAGCGCCAGATGCGTGGCGAAGGCGCCGAGCGTGTGATTTCCTACGGCGTTTCGAGCTACGGCTACGATGTGCGCTGCGCCGATGAGTTCAAGGTGTTCACCAACATTAACTCGGCGACCGTTGATCCGAAGAATTTCGACGAGAAGAGCTTCGTCGACGTCAAAAGCGAT
It encodes the following:
- a CDS encoding cold-shock protein, which translates into the protein MSNRQTGTVKWFNDEKGFGFITPQSGDDLFVHFKAIQSDGFKSLKEGQQVSFIATRGQKGMQAEEVQVI